The Mucilaginibacter yixingensis genome window below encodes:
- a CDS encoding LytTR family DNA-binding domain-containing protein — MRCLLVDDEKLALELMEDNVLKVPFLKVAGKCRNAIEAMEFLRREPVDLIFLDIQMPGISGTQFLSSLTNAPMVIMVTAYENYALEGYNLDVIDYLVKPVAFERFLKAANKAYELWGLRQDRDQQVAPPEPVAAAPTTPDYLFVNADYSIVRINIPEVTHVEGLKDYVKIYLRNATKPVITRLSMRYLEEKLPADSFARVHKSFIVALDKVTSFKRNRLLIGETEIPVSDNYKDKIHAYIGIQDDTN; from the coding sequence ATGCGCTGTTTACTGGTAGATGATGAAAAGCTGGCGCTGGAGCTGATGGAAGATAACGTACTGAAAGTACCCTTCCTGAAAGTGGCCGGCAAATGCCGCAACGCTATTGAGGCAATGGAGTTTCTGCGCCGCGAGCCTGTTGATCTTATTTTTCTGGATATACAGATGCCGGGCATATCGGGCACGCAATTTCTGAGCAGTTTAACCAATGCGCCTATGGTTATTATGGTTACCGCTTATGAAAACTATGCGCTTGAAGGTTACAACCTGGATGTAATTGATTACCTGGTAAAACCCGTAGCCTTTGAGCGTTTCCTGAAGGCCGCCAACAAAGCTTATGAGTTATGGGGTTTGCGTCAGGACAGAGACCAGCAAGTTGCACCGCCTGAACCTGTGGCCGCTGCGCCCACAACGCCCGATTACCTTTTTGTTAATGCCGATTACTCTATTGTGCGCATTAACATACCAGAGGTAACACATGTGGAAGGTTTGAAGGATTATGTAAAAATCTATTTACGTAACGCAACTAAGCCAGTAATTACGCGTCTCAGTATGCGATATTTGGAGGAAAAATTACCGGCAGACAGTTTTGCCCGTGTACATAAGTCGTTTATCGTTGCGCTGGATAAGGTGACATCCTTCAAACGTAACCGGCTGCTGATAGGCGAAACGGAGATACCGGTAAGCGACAACTATAAGGATAAGATACATGCCTATATAGGCATACAAGATGATACCAATTAA
- a CDS encoding glycoside hydrolase family 28 protein, with the protein MKNKLFCLALCLAFFGFAKAAPPTGTTFNVRDFGVTADGKTPDNVQINKAIDAAAQAGGGTVYFPAGNYAAYSIRLKSHVSLYLDQGAVIIAADYEDGKKGYDEPEPNEWGDKRYQDFGHSHFHNSLIWGENLEDISIMGPGMIYGKGLTRETPRHIGEGNKAIALKLCRNVTLKDFTILLGGHMGMLLTGCDNMTIENIKEDTNRDGMDIDACRNVRVANCTVNSPWDDGICLKASYALGYARATENVTITNCQVTGFDRGTFLNGTYQTNEGKMVPDHQGPTGRLKFGTEGNGGFKGITITNCVFQHCRGLALETVDGGSLEDVTISNIVMRDLTNSPLFLRLGARLRGPEGVQPGLLRRINISDVQVFNADSHFSSMIVGIPGHDVEDVKLNNIRIFYRPIDSPVVRIQQRVAEYTKDYPEPQRFGVMPSYGFFIRHAANIEMNNVQVSYLGQETRPAMILEDVKGISLNNVKAQAVKGQPTIIQRGVSNLALNNIGKDVVLKTEPVPATIPDPEPNRHQN; encoded by the coding sequence ATGAAGAATAAGCTTTTTTGCTTGGCCTTGTGCCTGGCGTTTTTTGGATTTGCCAAAGCTGCCCCTCCCACCGGAACCACTTTTAACGTACGCGATTTTGGCGTTACCGCCGATGGTAAAACGCCCGATAACGTGCAGATTAATAAAGCCATTGACGCAGCGGCACAGGCCGGCGGCGGCACGGTTTATTTCCCGGCTGGTAATTATGCGGCCTACTCCATCAGGCTAAAAAGCCATGTATCACTTTATTTGGATCAGGGTGCGGTAATTATTGCTGCAGATTATGAGGATGGCAAAAAAGGCTATGATGAGCCGGAGCCAAACGAGTGGGGCGATAAGCGTTACCAGGATTTTGGCCACAGCCATTTCCACAACAGTTTGATTTGGGGCGAAAACCTGGAAGATATTTCTATCATGGGCCCGGGCATGATCTATGGCAAAGGCCTTACCCGCGAAACACCGCGACACATTGGCGAGGGCAACAAGGCCATTGCATTGAAGCTTTGTCGCAACGTAACACTGAAAGATTTTACCATACTGCTGGGCGGCCACATGGGCATGCTGCTGACCGGTTGCGATAACATGACCATTGAAAACATTAAGGAAGATACAAACCGAGACGGGATGGATATTGATGCCTGCCGCAACGTGCGCGTGGCCAACTGTACCGTAAACTCGCCGTGGGATGATGGCATCTGCCTCAAAGCATCATACGCGCTGGGCTATGCCCGCGCTACCGAAAACGTAACTATTACCAACTGCCAGGTAACCGGCTTTGACCGCGGCACTTTCCTGAACGGCACTTACCAAACCAACGAAGGCAAAATGGTGCCCGACCACCAGGGTCCAACCGGTCGCCTTAAGTTTGGCACCGAGGGTAACGGCGGCTTTAAGGGCATCACCATTACCAACTGTGTTTTTCAGCACTGCCGTGGTTTGGCGCTGGAAACGGTTGACGGTGGATCGCTGGAAGATGTAACCATCAGCAATATTGTAATGCGCGATCTGACTAACAGTCCACTCTTCTTGCGTCTGGGTGCCCGCCTGCGCGGACCGGAAGGGGTACAACCGGGCCTTCTGCGCCGCATCAATATCAGCGACGTACAAGTTTTCAATGCCGACTCGCATTTCTCATCAATGATTGTGGGCATCCCCGGTCATGACGTAGAGGATGTAAAACTGAACAACATCCGTATTTTTTACCGCCCGATTGACTCGCCTGTGGTTCGTATCCAGCAGCGTGTAGCAGAATACACTAAAGATTACCCCGAGCCGCAGCGTTTCGGCGTGATGCCATCTTACGGATTCTTCATCCGCCATGCGGCCAATATTGAGATGAACAACGTACAAGTTAGCTACCTGGGCCAGGAAACCCGCCCGGCCATGATATTAGAAGATGTAAAAGGCATCAGCCTTAACAATGTAAAAGCGCAAGCGGTAAAAGGCCAGCCTACTATTATTCAGCGCGGGGTGAGCAACCTGGCATTGAATAATATCGGGAAAGATGTAGTGCTGAAGACCGAGCCGGTGCCGGCCACCATACCAGACCCGGAACCGAACAGGCATCAGAATTGA
- a CDS encoding glycoside hydrolase family 28 protein, whose product MKKILIICLAPAVVIAAMAFIKPVAKPAKRYLVTTYGAKGDSATLNTQAIQKTIDECSAKGGGVVVIPKGIFRSGAIFLKKDVDLYVEKDGVLKGSADQQDYPQIATRWEGEERQWTSAFVNIIDQEGTHISGEGTIDGSGDIWESRSPRRMGGVAGGSNGNATPVVNRPAGPRLGRPRLICFQNCKHVVIENLHLHNQAVWCLHILYSTDVTARNLNITANHNIPSSDGIDVDSSNGTHITKCFIDVNDDCISIKSGKDDDGRRVNRPCENVLIDDCHFAYGHGGVAMGSEVTGGIKNVMINNCVMDGSNWAPIRFKSQPSRGGVVENITYQNIELKDTKKAFEFNMAWRLVGTVREQAKVPTIVRNILIKNVSGTVAAVGDMSGLDNSPIEGVKFVDCHIKAQTGLILHNVTKLDTAGLNISVVSGPKVIMK is encoded by the coding sequence ATGAAAAAAATATTGATCATTTGTTTGGCCCCGGCCGTTGTTATAGCGGCTATGGCTTTTATAAAACCGGTTGCTAAACCCGCTAAACGTTACCTGGTTACGACTTATGGCGCAAAAGGTGATAGCGCCACATTGAACACGCAAGCTATCCAGAAAACTATCGACGAGTGCTCTGCCAAAGGTGGCGGCGTGGTGGTGATACCCAAGGGCATCTTCCGCAGCGGGGCTATCTTCCTAAAGAAAGATGTTGATCTTTATGTAGAGAAAGATGGCGTGCTCAAAGGTTCGGCAGATCAGCAGGATTATCCGCAGATTGCCACCCGCTGGGAAGGCGAGGAACGGCAGTGGACATCGGCCTTTGTAAATATCATTGATCAGGAAGGTACCCACATTAGCGGCGAGGGTACCATTGATGGCTCGGGCGATATATGGGAAAGCCGTAGTCCGCGCAGAATGGGCGGTGTAGCGGGAGGAAGCAACGGCAACGCAACTCCGGTCGTGAACAGGCCTGCCGGTCCGCGATTGGGCCGCCCGCGGCTGATATGTTTCCAGAACTGTAAGCACGTAGTGATTGAGAACCTGCACTTGCATAACCAGGCGGTATGGTGCCTGCATATTTTGTACAGTACCGATGTTACTGCGCGTAACCTTAACATTACCGCCAATCATAACATCCCCAGCTCTGACGGTATTGACGTGGATAGCAGCAACGGCACGCACATCACCAAGTGTTTTATTGACGTGAATGATGATTGCATCTCTATCAAATCAGGTAAGGATGATGACGGTCGCCGCGTGAACCGTCCATGCGAGAATGTGTTGATAGACGATTGTCACTTTGCTTACGGACACGGCGGCGTTGCCATGGGAAGTGAGGTGACCGGCGGTATCAAAAACGTAATGATTAACAACTGTGTGATGGATGGCAGCAACTGGGCGCCTATCCGCTTTAAATCACAACCGAGTCGTGGCGGGGTAGTAGAGAACATCACCTACCAGAACATCGAACTAAAGGATACCAAAAAAGCTTTCGAGTTTAACATGGCCTGGCGACTGGTAGGCACCGTGCGCGAGCAGGCTAAAGTGCCTACCATTGTGCGTAACATCCTTATCAAAAATGTATCAGGCACGGTAGCTGCTGTGGGAGATATGAGCGGTTTGGATAATAGCCCGATAGAAGGCGTGAAATTTGTGGATTGCCATATTAAAGCGCAAACTGGTTTAATATTGCATAACGTTACTAAACTGGATACTGCTGGTTTAAATATTAGTGTTGTGAGTGGACCGAAGGTGATAATGAAGTAG
- a CDS encoding serine hydrolase: protein MKIKLFALLLFFATAQANAQSLPTTKPEMVGLSSARLARIDTVMNDYVRTNRIPGAVALVVRHGKVAYFKSFGKRDIESKSPMQTDAMFRIASMTKAITSVAIMTLYERGYFLLNDPLSKYIPEFKNPKVITLSPKGDTVLVPAKSEITIRELLNHTSGITYGDPLQARYYTQAGMTVGLTPTDGVLKDKILKLAKLPLISHPGEEFHYGMSVDVLGYLIEVLTHKTLDQYIHEAVLNPLQMHDTYFSIPENKASRMASIYRFHDGLLEKATSKYFPYPAPQHYFAGGAGLVSTATDYSHFAQMLLNKGELNGVRILSPMTVELMTRNSIGDIFIFTSFKHNGIMGDKFGLGFGLRTAQHTGYEELESEGQFGWDGALYTRFWADPKQDMFGIFLSQMENYWDENLIGKYRVLVNQAVVAP, encoded by the coding sequence ATGAAAATAAAACTATTTGCCCTACTCCTTTTCTTCGCTACCGCACAAGCCAACGCCCAATCCCTACCAACAACCAAACCAGAAATGGTTGGCCTATCGTCCGCTCGCCTGGCGCGTATTGACACGGTGATGAATGATTATGTGCGCACCAATCGCATCCCCGGCGCTGTAGCTTTGGTGGTGCGCCATGGGAAGGTTGCCTACTTTAAATCATTCGGTAAAAGAGATATCGAAAGCAAAAGCCCCATGCAAACTGACGCGATGTTCCGCATTGCATCCATGACCAAGGCCATCACGTCGGTAGCCATCATGACGCTTTATGAGCGCGGCTATTTTCTGCTGAATGATCCTTTATCCAAATACATCCCTGAGTTTAAAAACCCGAAGGTAATTACTCTCTCACCCAAAGGCGATACCGTGCTGGTGCCGGCCAAAAGCGAGATCACCATTCGCGAGTTGCTCAACCATACCTCGGGCATCACTTATGGTGATCCTTTGCAGGCTCGCTATTATACCCAGGCAGGCATGACCGTTGGGCTAACGCCAACCGACGGCGTTTTAAAAGATAAGATTCTGAAGCTGGCAAAATTGCCGCTCATCTCGCATCCAGGCGAGGAGTTTCATTACGGCATGTCGGTTGACGTGCTGGGTTACCTGATTGAAGTATTGACCCATAAAACGCTTGATCAATATATCCACGAGGCCGTGTTGAATCCGCTGCAAATGCATGACACCTATTTCAGCATCCCTGAAAATAAAGCCTCACGGATGGCTAGCATCTATCGCTTTCATGATGGTCTGCTGGAAAAAGCCACAAGTAAATACTTCCCTTATCCTGCTCCACAACACTATTTTGCGGGTGGCGCGGGACTGGTATCTACCGCCACAGACTACTCGCACTTTGCCCAAATGCTGCTTAACAAAGGTGAGCTAAACGGCGTGCGCATCCTGAGCCCGATGACGGTTGAACTGATGACCCGCAACTCCATCGGCGATATTTTCATCTTCACCTCATTTAAGCACAATGGCATTATGGGCGATAAATTTGGACTGGGCTTCGGTCTGCGCACTGCTCAGCACACCGGATACGAAGAACTGGAAAGCGAAGGCCAATTTGGCTGGGATGGTGCCCTGTACACCCGTTTCTGGGCAGACCCGAAACAGGACATGTTCGGCATTTTTCTCTCGCAAATGGAAAATTATTGGGATGAGAATTTGATTGGCAAGTACCGGGTGCTGGTAAATCAGGCGGTGGTAGCTCCTTGA
- a CDS encoding glycosyl hydrolase, protein MRKPYKILLPMLCCAGSLWAQPKPQQWQMVTQPSYHEMLKGFATPPNQYAQTLTWGLEGPIGRDNISRDLDEMYKQGIRAVSIEGGYGMPEPYLSPGYFENVKIIVEELKKRNMHLWIIDEGKYPSGFAGGLISQKSPELRMQGIVVSKRLRTEDNQPLSIDLPKQTLSAVAVNTSTQENKVLDISSGKLNWPATPGTWQITVVDHRFKTSVTRAANNPTHGKDTVNSLIDYLDPAATRKFMEYTHEQYKKYIGAEFGKTVLGFRGDEPEYGFTPWTPELLKIFKEKKQYDITPYLASFFIQQPTEEQKMAKADFFDVWSDLFRDNFFKVQADWCRANGLEYMVHIDREDMLMQLVRSEGDYFKDMRYVQVPGVDAIWHQIWYDNVADFPKLASSAAHMYGRPRALSESFAAYRPAPTVADARWVVNEEMVRGINLFEYMFWSSSANRKEGAPASQRGYLHDTAFVKLSAYSNRASWLLANGIPAARVGLYCPTEAMWTGNKMADSTLRVIGKQLLEHQVDFDYVDNQGLASDFRLQKGSFTNLSGQKYTAIIVPSANVLSADMIARLKTFATGGGKVIFAGEVPGKMTYPNFLHATDLPKQPWVTYADWTNLTSDFFAQLPHDVILNKTAPGVKYLHREWKNADLYFFFNEGKEAQDLQVTLNGSGSVTFWDAETGTTQAANGANQKGNQTQLPLQLKGYETRFVIIQH, encoded by the coding sequence GTGAGAAAACCATACAAAATATTACTCCCCATGCTTTGTTGTGCGGGCAGCCTTTGGGCGCAGCCCAAGCCGCAGCAATGGCAAATGGTAACGCAGCCCTCCTATCACGAGATGTTGAAGGGCTTTGCCACGCCGCCTAATCAATATGCCCAAACCTTAACCTGGGGTTTGGAGGGACCAATCGGTCGCGATAATATCAGTCGAGATCTGGATGAGATGTATAAGCAGGGTATCCGTGCAGTGAGTATAGAGGGAGGCTACGGCATGCCCGAACCATATCTCTCGCCCGGGTATTTTGAGAATGTGAAGATCATCGTCGAGGAACTGAAGAAGCGCAACATGCACCTGTGGATTATTGATGAGGGCAAGTATCCCAGCGGCTTTGCCGGGGGATTGATCTCGCAGAAAAGTCCGGAACTGCGGATGCAGGGTATTGTGGTATCCAAACGGCTTCGTACCGAAGATAACCAGCCGCTCAGTATTGATCTGCCTAAACAAACATTGAGTGCTGTGGCCGTCAATACGTCGACCCAGGAAAATAAGGTGCTGGATATCAGTTCAGGTAAACTCAACTGGCCGGCCACGCCCGGCACCTGGCAAATTACGGTGGTAGATCATCGCTTTAAGACCTCTGTTACTCGCGCAGCCAACAACCCTACGCATGGCAAGGATACGGTGAACTCGCTGATTGATTACCTTGATCCGGCAGCCACCCGCAAGTTTATGGAGTACACGCATGAGCAGTATAAAAAATACATCGGTGCTGAGTTTGGCAAAACGGTTTTAGGTTTCCGTGGTGATGAGCCAGAGTATGGTTTTACCCCATGGACGCCCGAGCTGCTCAAAATTTTCAAAGAGAAAAAGCAATACGACATTACACCTTACCTAGCCTCGTTCTTCATTCAGCAGCCTACCGAAGAGCAGAAAATGGCCAAAGCCGATTTCTTCGACGTATGGTCTGACCTCTTTCGCGATAACTTCTTTAAAGTGCAGGCCGATTGGTGCCGTGCCAACGGACTGGAATACATGGTGCATATTGACCGTGAGGATATGCTGATGCAGCTGGTGCGCAGCGAGGGCGATTATTTTAAAGATATGCGCTACGTGCAGGTGCCGGGTGTTGATGCCATTTGGCACCAGATCTGGTATGATAACGTAGCCGATTTTCCGAAACTGGCTTCGTCAGCAGCACACATGTATGGCAGGCCCCGGGCGCTGAGCGAAAGTTTTGCCGCCTATCGCCCGGCCCCAACCGTGGCCGATGCCCGCTGGGTGGTGAATGAGGAAATGGTGCGCGGCATTAACCTTTTTGAGTATATGTTCTGGTCGTCATCTGCCAATCGCAAAGAGGGGGCGCCAGCGTCGCAACGGGGGTACCTGCATGATACGGCTTTTGTTAAGCTCTCGGCCTATTCAAATCGCGCGTCATGGTTGTTGGCCAACGGTATCCCGGCGGCTCGCGTTGGTTTATATTGCCCTACAGAGGCCATGTGGACGGGCAACAAAATGGCCGATAGTACCCTGCGTGTCATTGGCAAGCAACTGTTGGAGCATCAGGTAGACTTTGATTATGTAGACAACCAGGGGCTGGCCTCGGATTTTCGTCTGCAAAAAGGCAGCTTTACTAACCTGAGCGGACAAAAGTACACGGCTATTATCGTTCCATCAGCCAATGTGCTGAGTGCCGACATGATTGCCCGTCTCAAAACATTTGCCACCGGCGGCGGCAAGGTGATCTTTGCCGGTGAGGTGCCGGGAAAAATGACGTATCCAAATTTTCTGCACGCTACAGATCTGCCTAAACAACCCTGGGTTACGTATGCCGATTGGACCAACCTCACGTCCGATTTCTTTGCCCAGCTACCGCACGACGTAATACTTAATAAGACCGCACCCGGAGTAAAATACCTGCACCGCGAGTGGAAGAATGCCGATCTGTATTTCTTCTTTAATGAGGGCAAAGAGGCGCAGGATTTACAAGTTACTCTTAACGGCTCTGGCAGTGTGACTTTCTGGGACGCCGAAACCGGCACAACGCAAGCAGCAAATGGCGCCAACCAAAAAGGGAACCAAACTCAACTGCCTTTACAGTTAAAAGGTTATGAAACCAGGTTTGTTATTATTCAGCATTAA
- a CDS encoding sensor histidine kinase yields MALKKFFTGKYLQVALHVVFWALFIISPYLFRNPTTYKGFSPWQYRLLLNNALLAAFFYFNAYVLYSFVYKRKGVALYALSLVIAVVGVLFVSRGMDNWLFPPPPHPPHGMEAFSHGPRFMHDSTYLKLDSAGRKAYRDSLHQVRLARGDGRRFRQMFRPDRTGFDRGWFGWYFTNLIFYIAIIGISTSYRIIIDNSRTEDVRKEKENENLKTELSFLRSQVSPHFIFNTLNSMVSLARKKSDMLEPSLIELSRLMRYMLYENDDEKVQLSREVEYLKSYIALQMLRFGDDVTIVFNPPADLNAYYIEPMLLAPFVENAFKHGVGMVIDPQINIVLQVDAETGWMDFRVMNTVAPPMHSKDKDSGIGLTNVRRRLELLYKDAHQLDIMENDKMFVIDLKIKLTT; encoded by the coding sequence ATGGCACTGAAGAAGTTTTTTACCGGCAAATATTTACAGGTTGCGTTGCATGTGGTGTTTTGGGCGCTGTTTATCATTTCGCCCTATCTGTTTCGCAACCCTACTACATACAAAGGATTTAGTCCGTGGCAGTATCGCCTTTTGCTCAACAATGCACTGTTGGCAGCCTTCTTTTATTTTAACGCTTATGTGCTTTACTCGTTTGTATACAAACGTAAGGGAGTGGCGCTGTATGCATTGTCGTTAGTTATTGCCGTTGTTGGGGTGCTGTTTGTATCGCGCGGTATGGATAACTGGCTGTTTCCGCCGCCACCGCATCCGCCGCATGGCATGGAGGCGTTTAGTCATGGCCCCCGTTTTATGCATGATTCAACTTACCTGAAACTGGACAGTGCAGGCAGGAAAGCCTATCGCGATAGCTTGCACCAGGTAAGGCTGGCACGTGGCGACGGCCGCCGTTTCCGCCAGATGTTCCGCCCGGACCGTACCGGGTTTGACCGCGGCTGGTTTGGCTGGTATTTTACCAATTTGATCTTCTATATCGCCATTATCGGCATCAGTACCAGCTATCGCATCATCATTGATAACTCGCGTACCGAAGATGTACGTAAAGAGAAAGAAAACGAGAACCTGAAAACTGAACTGAGCTTCCTTCGTTCGCAGGTGAGCCCGCATTTTATCTTCAATACGCTGAATAGTATGGTATCGCTGGCACGCAAAAAATCAGACATGCTGGAGCCATCGCTTATTGAACTATCAAGGCTGATGCGCTATATGTTGTATGAAAATGATGACGAGAAAGTGCAGCTGAGCCGCGAGGTAGAATACCTGAAAAGCTACATTGCATTGCAAATGTTACGTTTTGGCGATGATGTAACAATTGTGTTTAATCCGCCTGCAGACTTAAATGCTTACTATATTGAGCCCATGTTGCTGGCCCCGTTTGTAGAGAACGCTTTTAAGCATGGGGTGGGCATGGTTATAGACCCGCAAATTAATATTGTTTTACAGGTTGATGCTGAGACCGGCTGGATGGATTTCCGGGTGATGAACACCGTTGCGCCGCCAATGCATAGCAAGGATAAAGACTCTGGCATTGGTTTAACCAACGTTAGGCGCCGGTTGGAGCTGTTGTATAAAGACGCTCATCAACTGGATATTATGGAAAACGATAAGATGTTTGTGATAGACTTAAAAATAAAATTAACAACCTGA